From one Brevundimonas sp. PAMC22021 genomic stretch:
- the fabD gene encoding ACP S-malonyltransferase — protein sequence MTTALLFPGQGSQAVGMGAALADAFASAREVFAEVDQALGQDLSGLMRDGPENQLTLTENAQPALMAVSLAVVRVLDRDFGVAVDRASFVAGHSLGEYSALAASGALALADTARLLKLRGQAMQRAVPVGRGAMASLIGPKTDLALAEAAAQAGSALGVCVVANDNNAGNIVISGDKAAVDRAIEKAKELGARAIPLNVSAPFHCPLMQPAADEMAQALSSAPITAPRLPVVANVTARPETDPETLRRLLVEQVTGRVRWRESMEWLASEGGVTRFVEVGSGKVLTGMAKRIAPGAESLALNTPDDLEAFAKEVASGE from the coding sequence ATGACCACAGCGCTTCTTTTTCCCGGACAGGGCAGTCAGGCGGTCGGCATGGGCGCGGCGCTCGCCGACGCCTTCGCCTCGGCCCGCGAGGTGTTCGCCGAGGTCGATCAGGCGCTGGGCCAGGACCTGTCCGGTCTGATGCGGGATGGTCCCGAGAACCAGCTGACCCTGACTGAGAACGCCCAGCCGGCGCTGATGGCGGTGTCGCTGGCCGTCGTACGGGTGCTGGACAGGGACTTCGGCGTCGCGGTCGATCGGGCGAGCTTCGTCGCCGGCCACTCGCTGGGCGAATACTCCGCCCTGGCGGCGTCGGGCGCCCTGGCGTTGGCGGACACCGCGCGTCTGCTGAAGCTGCGCGGCCAGGCGATGCAGCGCGCCGTGCCGGTCGGCCGGGGCGCGATGGCGTCGCTGATCGGACCCAAGACCGACCTGGCGCTTGCCGAGGCGGCCGCTCAGGCGGGTTCGGCGCTCGGCGTCTGCGTCGTGGCCAACGACAACAACGCCGGCAACATCGTCATTTCGGGCGACAAGGCCGCCGTGGACCGCGCCATTGAAAAGGCCAAGGAACTGGGCGCGCGCGCCATTCCGCTGAACGTCTCGGCGCCTTTCCACTGCCCCCTGATGCAGCCGGCGGCCGACGAGATGGCGCAGGCGCTCTCGTCCGCCCCGATCACCGCGCCGCGTCTCCCGGTGGTGGCCAACGTTACGGCGCGGCCTGAGACCGATCCGGAGACCCTCCGCCGTCTGCTGGTCGAGCAGGTGACCGGGCGGGTGCGCTGGCGCGAGAGTATGGAATGGCTGGCGTCCGAAGGCGGCGTCACCCGCTTCGTCGAGGTCGGCTCGGGCAAGGTTCTGACCGGCATGGCCAAGCGCATCGCGCCCGGCGCCGAGAGCCTGGCCCTGAATACGCCGGACGACCTGGAAGCGTTCGCAAAGGAAGTGGCGAGTGGCGAGTGA
- a CDS encoding TetR/AcrR family transcriptional regulator, with product MSDNVNKLGHRIGARGGRTRRSILDAARGLLNERHVGEIRVADVAAAAGVSPSNFYTYFKTVEEPVLALCEEAGADCRGLEKHFQTDWAGERAFASSRAFVTDLLAVWDKHGPVLRVEHMLADKGEPAFAESRINRLRRLHLAIERRIAQAHHSGLMPKTLSPRLASYQVASLVESTAAGFELLRRADTAEAIIDTTAHLVVKLTTGR from the coding sequence ATGTCCGACAACGTCAACAAGCTGGGCCACAGGATCGGCGCGCGCGGAGGTCGCACTCGTCGCTCCATCCTGGACGCCGCGCGCGGGCTGCTGAACGAACGGCATGTGGGCGAAATCCGCGTGGCGGACGTGGCCGCTGCCGCCGGGGTCTCGCCGTCGAACTTCTATACTTATTTCAAGACGGTGGAGGAGCCGGTTCTCGCCCTGTGCGAAGAGGCGGGCGCTGACTGCCGGGGATTGGAAAAGCACTTCCAGACCGATTGGGCGGGCGAGCGCGCCTTTGCGTCTTCGCGCGCCTTCGTCACCGATCTTCTGGCGGTTTGGGACAAGCACGGGCCGGTCCTGCGGGTCGAACACATGCTGGCGGACAAGGGCGAGCCGGCTTTCGCCGAAAGCCGCATCAACCGTCTGCGCCGGCTGCACCTGGCGATCGAACGCCGCATCGCCCAGGCGCACCACAGCGGCCTTATGCCCAAGACGCTGAGCCCCCGCCTCGCCTCCTATCAGGTCGCCAGCCTGGTGGAATCAACCGCCGCCGGCTTCGAACTGCTGCGCCGCGCGGACACGGCCGAGGCCATCATCGACACGACCGCGCATCTGGTGGTCAAGCTGACCACCGGCCGCTGA
- a CDS encoding ferrous iron transporter B translates to MDIAVRPARIALVGNPNSGKTALFNALTGAHQKVANYAGVTVERKEGLIRSSGGRTMTVLDLPGTYSLRARSPDEEVTRDAVLGKLAGEDAPDVLICVADATNLRLVLRLVLELKQVGRPMVLALNMYDIAQRQGLRIDLDALRQELGVPIVTTVATRKRGIDDLVAAVEAEAGVWRLETHNVWHAPDAAQIRSAHREAERILKACVLPPERPDTLTGRIDSVLLHPLAGLLILLGLLFVMFQAVFAWAGPLMDGIEAGVGALGGLVATAVPDGLLQSLIVDGLISGVGSVLVFLPQILILFMFIILLEDFGYMARAAFLMDRIMGSAGLHGRAFIPLLSSFACAIPGIMATRVIESRRDRLTTILVAPLMTCSARIPVYTLIIAAFIPNETVWGFVNLQGLVMFGLYAAGIASALAVSFLIRRVFWRGAVEPFMMELPAYKLPDIRSVLFNLWLRARIFLNRAGRIILPLMIVVWAASTFPYPPEGATGPAIDYSLAGILGHALEPLFAPIGFNWQMVIALIPGMAAREVAVAALGSVYAVADAENATGMMATTLAANWSLATGLAFLAWYIFAPQCMPTLGVVRRETNSRKWTWIMIGYMFGLAYLAAFLTYRIGVALGAG, encoded by the coding sequence ATGGACATCGCTGTTCGTCCCGCTCGCATCGCCCTGGTCGGCAATCCGAACAGCGGCAAGACCGCCCTTTTCAACGCCCTGACCGGCGCGCATCAGAAGGTCGCCAACTACGCCGGCGTCACGGTCGAGCGGAAGGAGGGCCTGATCCGATCGAGCGGCGGGCGCACCATGACGGTGCTGGACCTGCCCGGCACCTATTCGCTGCGCGCCCGCAGCCCGGACGAAGAGGTCACGCGCGACGCCGTGCTGGGCAAGCTGGCGGGCGAGGACGCGCCGGATGTGCTGATTTGCGTCGCCGACGCCACCAATCTGCGACTGGTGCTGCGGCTGGTGCTGGAGCTGAAGCAGGTCGGCCGTCCGATGGTGCTGGCCCTGAACATGTATGACATCGCCCAGCGGCAGGGTCTGCGCATCGATCTGGATGCGCTGCGCCAAGAACTGGGCGTGCCGATCGTGACCACGGTGGCGACGCGCAAGCGGGGCATCGACGATCTGGTCGCGGCGGTGGAGGCCGAGGCCGGCGTGTGGCGGCTCGAGACGCACAACGTCTGGCATGCGCCGGACGCGGCGCAGATCCGTTCGGCTCACCGTGAGGCCGAGCGCATCCTCAAGGCCTGCGTGCTTCCGCCCGAGCGGCCCGACACTCTGACGGGGCGGATCGATTCGGTGCTGCTGCATCCCTTGGCGGGACTGCTGATCCTGCTGGGCCTGCTGTTCGTCATGTTCCAGGCGGTGTTCGCCTGGGCCGGTCCGCTGATGGACGGGATCGAGGCGGGCGTCGGGGCGCTGGGCGGGCTTGTGGCCACGGCGGTTCCGGACGGGCTGCTGCAAAGCCTGATCGTGGACGGGCTGATCTCCGGCGTGGGCAGCGTACTGGTGTTCCTGCCGCAGATCCTGATCCTGTTCATGTTCATCATCCTGCTGGAGGATTTCGGCTACATGGCGCGGGCCGCCTTCCTGATGGACCGCATCATGGGCAGCGCGGGCCTGCATGGCCGCGCCTTCATCCCGCTGTTGTCCAGCTTCGCCTGCGCCATTCCCGGGATCATGGCCACGCGCGTGATCGAGAGCCGGCGTGACCGCCTGACCACCATCCTGGTTGCGCCCTTGATGACCTGCTCGGCGCGTATTCCGGTCTACACGCTGATCATCGCCGCCTTCATCCCCAATGAGACGGTGTGGGGCTTCGTTAACCTGCAGGGGCTGGTGATGTTCGGCCTGTACGCAGCGGGGATCGCCAGCGCGCTGGCCGTGTCCTTCCTGATCCGTCGCGTGTTCTGGCGCGGCGCCGTCGAGCCGTTCATGATGGAACTGCCGGCCTACAAGCTGCCGGACATCCGCAGCGTGCTGTTCAACCTGTGGCTCCGCGCCAGGATATTCCTGAACCGCGCGGGGCGGATCATCCTGCCGCTGATGATCGTGGTCTGGGCCGCATCGACCTTTCCCTATCCGCCGGAAGGCGCGACGGGGCCGGCCATCGACTATTCGCTGGCGGGCATCCTGGGCCATGCGCTGGAGCCGCTGTTCGCGCCCATCGGCTTCAACTGGCAGATGGTGATCGCGCTGATCCCCGGCATGGCCGCACGCGAAGTGGCGGTGGCGGCTCTGGGCTCGGTCTATGCGGTGGCCGACGCCGAGAATGCGACCGGCATGATGGCGACGACGCTGGCCGCCAACTGGTCGCTGGCGACGGGTCTGGCCTTCCTGGCCTGGTACATCTTCGCCCCGCAGTGCATGCCGACCCTGGGCGTGGTCCGACGCGAGACCAACTCGCGCAAGTGGACCTGGATCATGATCGGCTACATGTTCGGCCTGGCCTATCTCGCCGCCTTCCTGACCTACCGGATCGGGGTGGCGCTGGGCGCAGGCTGA
- a CDS encoding FeoA family protein, translating to MTHTIKLSQARCGDRGVIVQVGDQSHHQEHEIELERRLLELGFVEGAQVELLHQGLFGGDPIAMKVDDMRVALRRREAASLLIRRDAA from the coding sequence ATGACCCACACCATCAAGCTGAGCCAGGCGCGCTGCGGCGATCGCGGCGTCATTGTCCAGGTCGGCGACCAGTCCCACCACCAGGAACACGAGATCGAACTGGAACGCCGCCTGCTGGAGCTCGGCTTTGTGGAAGGCGCCCAGGTCGAGCTGCTGCACCAGGGGCTGTTCGGCGGCGATCCGATCGCGATGAAGGTGGACGACATGCGTGTGGCCCTGCGTCGGCGCGAGGCCGCCAGCCTGCTGATCCGGCGCGACGCCGCCTGA
- a CDS encoding cytochrome c family protein: MIRLVAAALAALSLSACGGDDVDAPAATKAAPMTDTQKAVLLASLPAPYSQADLENGRRAFARCRSCHTLTEGGPNMTGPNLWGVFGRQAGSHPRYNYSNALSSANFAWDAERLDHWLENPRTFLPGNKMSFPGLPDATDRRDLVAFLKVETGYAPPSTPPAS; the protein is encoded by the coding sequence ATGATCCGCCTTGTCGCCGCCGCCCTCGCCGCCTTGTCGCTGTCCGCGTGCGGCGGAGATGACGTGGATGCGCCAGCCGCCACCAAGGCGGCTCCGATGACCGACACTCAAAAAGCCGTGCTGCTGGCGTCCCTCCCTGCGCCCTACAGTCAGGCGGACCTGGAGAACGGCCGCCGCGCCTTTGCCCGCTGCCGATCCTGCCATACCCTGACGGAGGGCGGGCCGAACATGACGGGGCCAAACCTTTGGGGCGTGTTCGGACGCCAGGCGGGCTCGCACCCTCGCTACAACTATTCCAACGCGCTCAGCAGCGCGAACTTCGCCTGGGACGCCGAGCGGCTGGATCACTGGCTGGAGAACCCGCGCACCTTCCTGCCCGGCAACAAGATGAGCTTTCCCGGCCTGCCGGATGCGACGGACCGGCGCGACCTCGTCGCCTTCCTGAAGGTGGAGACAGGCTATGCGCCGCCTTCGACGCCGCCCGCCTCCTGA
- a CDS encoding HIT family protein: MSLYGDYDPDNIFARILRGEIPSVVVWEDEHVRAFMDVFPQSEGHVLVISRTSKARNILDVEPEVLTRLMAAVQRTARAVETALKPDGLSLMQFNGDAGGQTVFHLHFHIVPRWSDRAMKGHGHAPQADPATLEALAQRIRAELD; this comes from the coding sequence ATGAGCCTCTACGGCGACTACGATCCCGACAACATCTTCGCCCGCATCCTCCGCGGCGAGATTCCCAGCGTCGTCGTCTGGGAAGACGAGCACGTCCGCGCCTTCATGGATGTCTTTCCACAGTCGGAAGGCCATGTGCTGGTGATTTCCAGGACGTCAAAGGCCCGCAACATCCTGGACGTCGAGCCCGAGGTGCTGACGCGCCTGATGGCGGCCGTGCAACGCACCGCGCGCGCGGTCGAGACGGCGCTGAAGCCGGACGGTCTCAGCCTGATGCAGTTCAACGGAGACGCCGGCGGCCAGACGGTCTTCCACCTGCATTTCCACATCGTCCCCCGCTGGAGCGATCGCGCCATGAAGGGTCACGGCCATGCGCCGCAGGCGGACCCGGCGACGCTGGAGGCGCTGGCTCAGCGCATCCGCGCGGAACTCGACTGA